Proteins encoded in a region of the Populus nigra chromosome 3, ddPopNigr1.1, whole genome shotgun sequence genome:
- the LOC133688166 gene encoding putative leucine-rich repeat receptor-like serine/threonine-protein kinase At2g24130 — protein MGSCKFSMFSFLCLIIILVVVSGEESPQFVKDRISLLSFRSGIVLDPEGALESWNSSSNHVCHWTGVRCDNASDRVIQLDLSGLSLHGRISPILANLSSLLVLDLSRNFFEGHIPAELGYLFQLRQLSLSWNLLGGNIPEELGFLHQLVYLDLGSNRLAGDIPAPLFCNGSSSLEYMDLSNNSLTGKIPLKNECELSALRFLLLWSNRLVGRVPRALSKSTNLKWLDLESNMLTGELPSEIVRKMPKLQFLYLSYNDFVSHDGNTNLEPFFASLVNSSDLQELELAGNNLRGEIPPIIGNLSTNFVQIHLDENLLYGSIPPHISNLVNLTLLNLSSNLLNGTIPLELCRMGKLERVYLSNNSLSGEIPAALANISHLGLLDLSKNKLTGPIPDSFANLSQLRRLLLYENQLSGTIPQSLGQCVNLEILDLSRNKISGIIPSEVAGLKSLKLYLNLSSNHLHGPLPLELSKMDMVLAIDLSSNNLSGSIPPQLGSCIALEHLNLSGNVLEGLLPATIGQLPYLKELDVSSNQLSGNIPHSLEASPTLKHLNFSFNKFSGNTSNKGAFSSLTIDSFLGNEGLCGEIKGMPNCRRKHAHHSLVLPVLLSLFVTTLLCIFAYPLALRSKFRRQMVIFNRGDLEDEDKETKDLKHPRISYRQLIEATGGFSASSLIGSGQFGHVYKGVLQDNTRIAVKVLDTKTAGEISGSFKRECQVLKRAKHRNLIKIITICSKPDFKALVLPLMSNGSLERHLYPSHGLNTGLDLIQLVCICNDVAEGVAYLHHYSPVRVVHCDLKPSNILLDEDMTALVTDFGIARLIKGADDSNPTDDSVSFSSTDGLLCGSVGYIAPEYGMGKRASTQGDVYSFGVLLLEIITGRRPTDVLFHEGSSLHGWIKSHYPHKVKPIVDQAVVRFAPSGMPVYYNKIWSDVILELIELGLICTQNNPSTRPSMLEVANEMGSLKQYLSSPPPLLIDEAYPKASA, from the exons ATGGGTTCTTGTAAATTCTCCATGTTTAGTTTCCTTTGTCTGATCATTATTTTGGTAGTGGTATCTGGGGAAGAAAGTCCCCAGTTTGTTAAGGATAGAATTTCATTGCTTTCTTTCAGGTCAGGTATTGTATTAGACCCTGAAGGTGCACTTGAGAGCTGGAACTCTTCAAGCAATCACGTTTGCCACTGGACAGGAGTCAGGTGCGACAATGCTAGTGATCGTGTCATACAGCTTGACCTTAGTGGCCTGTCACTTCACGGCAGGATTTCTCCGATTCTTGCGAATCTTTCTTCTTTGCTGGTTCTTGATTTGTCAAGGAACTTCTTTGAAGGCCATATTCCAGCAGAGTTGGGCTATCTTTTCCAGTTAAGACAGCTCAGTTTATCATGGAATCTTCTCGGAGGAAACATTCCCGAGGAGTTGGGATTTCTTCACCAATTAGTATATCTTGATTTGGGAAGTAACAGGCTTGCTGGTGATATTCCTGCGCCACTTTTCTGCAATGGGTCCTCTTCTTTGGAGTATATGGACCTTTCTAACAATTCTTTAACTGGAAAAATCCCTTTGAAGAATGAATGTGAACTTAGTGCTTTGAGGTTTCTTTTGCTTTGGTCGAATAGACTAGTTGGTCGGGTCCCTCGAGCCCTTTCTAAGTCCACCAATCTTAAATGGCTCGATTTGGAGTCAAATATGCTGACTGGGGAATTGCCATCAGAGATTGTACGTAAAATGCCAAAGTTACAGTTCCTCTATTTGTCTTACAATGACTTCGTTAGCCATGATGGTAACACCAATCTTGAGCCCTTTTTTGCTTCTTTAGTGAATTCTTCTGACCTTCAAGAACTTGAATTAGCCGGAAATAACCTTCGCGGAGAGATACCTCCTATTATCGGTAATCTTTCTACCAATTTTGTACAGATTCATCTAGATGAGAATCTTCTTTATGGCTCTATCCCTCCTCACATTTCAAACCTTGTCAATCTCACCCTCTTAAACTTGTCTAGTAACCTTTTGAATGGTACCATCCCCCTAGAACTCTGTCGTATGGGAAAACTAGAGAGGGTTTATTTGTCAAACAATTCACTATCTGGTGAAATTCCAGCAGCTCTTGCTAACATTTCCCACTTGGGGCTTCTTGACTTGTCAAAAAACAAACTCACGGGCCCCATCCCAGACAGTTTTGCCAACCTTTCACAGCTACGGAGACTCTTACTTTATGAAAATCAGCTCTCAGGAACCATACCACAAAGCTTGGGACAATGTGTCAATTTGGAGATCCTAGACCTTTCTAGAAATAAGATTTCTGGGATAATTCCTAGTGAAGTTGCAGGACTCAAGAGCTTGAAGTTGTATTTGAATCTGTCAAGCAATCACTTGCATGGTCCTTTACCACTAGAGCTAAGTAAAATGGACATGGTGCTAGCAATCGATCTATCTTCCAACAATCTCTCTGGCTCGATCCCGCCACAACTTGGAAGCTGCATTGCACTAGAGCATCTGAACCTTTCAGGGAACGTCTTAGAAGGTCTTCTTCCAGCTACAATAGGACAGTTACCCTATCTTAAGGAACTGGATGTATCTTCAAATCAATTGAGTGGCAATATACCACATTCTCTGGAGGCATCACCAACTCTCAAGCATCTCAACTTCTCTTTCAACAAGTTCTCTGGAAACACATCAAACAAGGGGGCATTTTCTTCTCTGACGATAGATTCTTTCCTAGGCAATGAAGGCCTTTGCGGTGAAATTAAGGGCATGCCCAACTGCCGGAGGAAACATGCTCATCATTCACTTGTTTTACCTGTCCTCCTGTCTTTGTTTGTTACTACCTTATTATGCATATTTGCATACCCCCTCGCTCTCAGGTCAAAATTCAGAAGGCAAATGGTGATATTCAATCGAGGTGACTTGGAAGATGAGGACAAAGAAACGAAAGACCTCAAGCATCCAAGAATCTCATATCGACAGCTCATTGAAGCTACAGGGGGGTTTAGCGCTTCAAGCCTGATAGGTTCAGGCCAATTTGGCCATGTCTACAAGGGAGTTCTTCAAGACAACACAAGGATAGCTGTTAAGGTATTGGATACAAAGACAGCAGGAGAAATTTCAGGGAGCTTCAAAAGAGAATGCCAAGTCCTAAAAAGAGCCAAACACAGAAATTTGATCAAGATCATCACAATATGCAGCAAGCCAGATTTTAAGGCTCTTGTCCTTCCTCTCATGTCAAATGGGAGCCTGGAAAGGCATTTATACCCAAGTCATGGACTAAATACAGGGTTGGATTTGATTCAGTTGGTGTGCATATGTAATGATGTGGCTGAAGGGGTGGCCTATTTGCACCATTATTCTCCTGTTAGAGTAGTTCACTGTGATCTCAAGCCAAGCAATATTCTTCTAGATGAAGACATGACAGCTTTGGTAACTGATTTTGGAATCGCAAGATTGATTAAAGGTGCTGATGACAGTAATCCAACAGATGATTCAGTGTCCTTTAGCTCAACTGATGGATTGCTGTGTGGATCTGTCGGCTACATTGCCCCTG AATACGGAATGGGAAAGCGAGCTTCAACGCAAGGAGATGTTTACAGTTTTGGAGTCCTCCTGCTAGAAATTATAACTGGAAGGCGCCCCACAGATGTTCTATTTCATGAAGGTTCTAGCTTGCATGGATGGATTAAGAGCCACTATCCCCACAAGGTCAAGCCCATAGTTGATCAAGCAGTGGTTAGGTTTGCTCCATCTGGCATGCCGGTATACTATAACAAAATATGGAGTGATGTAATATTGGAATTGATTGAGCTTGGTCTTATTTGCACTCAAAACAATCCTTCAACCAGACCAAGCATGCTAGAAGTAGCCAACGAAATGGGCAGCCTAAAGCAGTATCTCTCTAGTCCTCCCCCCCTGCTGATTGACGAAGCATATCCTAAGGCCAGTGCTTAA